The Ruania alba genome has a window encoding:
- a CDS encoding bifunctional [glutamine synthetase] adenylyltransferase/[glutamine synthetase]-adenylyl-L-tyrosine phosphorylase, giving the protein MGRPVSLTGLLARAGFREVSRDADMFAEPFLAGVCDRLEADGLERLVAALGRAADPDQALLSLLRLGEAAQPEEGRLQQVLATDSVHRDRLLAVLGASPALGDWLVSHPADAGLVIDGPDGVRRDPSAVRALMLESVGADPTALVPVAGAPGGEGTLDEMRRSYRRMLLEIATEDLTSDDPEALLPDVAAALAHLAGAALEAALALARAELPDRGMGVRLAVLGMGKTGGAELNYISDVDVIYVAEPAGDEAEDVALRTGTKLAAALARMCSMPSREPALWEVDAALRPEGKNGPLVRTLSSHVSYYERWAKTWEFQALLKARHVAGDAQLSAAYLEATRPMVWDAVGRENFVEDAQAMRRRVEDHVPVAEAERQIKLGRGGLRDVEFTVQLLQLVHGRVDPAIRSANTLDALAALSAGGYVGRDHAAELGRCYRFLRVLEHRVQLARLRRTHLMPTSAEELLRLARAARLTVDGPDGLNARWRATRRQVRRLHEDLFYRPLLPETARLSADDVTLTAEAATARLRAIGYQDPDGATRHIKALTEGVSRRASIQRQLLPVMLGWFAEGSDPDGALLAFRKLSDSLGSTHWYLKLLRDSGAAADRLAHLLAASTYVADNLAQLTDAVAWLDEDKDLQPRTPEALETQMDAMLVRRADAKKAASAVRFLRRRELTRGSVRDVLEHVPVDTCRRVIAPAADMALAGALRIAAHEANTKHGLEDSPTDFLVVAMGRLGGGEIGYASDADVMFVHDPRPGADQQLAKEWAVDVAGAIGSLLGVMSTEPQLQVDTALRPEGKQGPVVRTLDSYAEYYQRWALGWERQALLRARQAGGDPGLGERFARLIDPYRYPAAGLDSGELRELRRIKARVEAERLPRGVPATHHLKLGRGGLSDVEWTAQLLQLQHAGQHPELRVTGTREALLAARDLTLLSGSDADRLIRAWELATRLRNAIVLASGRTHGQRVDVLPSERQTLATVSRLLGYPVGHAVDLEQDWLRAARHARTVMERVFYG; this is encoded by the coding sequence ATGGGTCGGCCGGTGTCGTTGACCGGGTTGCTCGCGCGTGCCGGCTTCCGCGAGGTGAGCCGCGATGCGGACATGTTCGCGGAGCCGTTCCTCGCCGGAGTGTGCGACCGGCTCGAGGCCGATGGGTTGGAACGCCTGGTGGCCGCGCTCGGTCGAGCCGCGGACCCGGATCAGGCGTTGCTGAGTCTCCTCCGCCTCGGTGAGGCTGCGCAGCCGGAGGAAGGCCGATTGCAACAGGTCCTGGCCACTGACTCGGTCCACCGTGACCGGTTGCTGGCCGTGCTCGGCGCGTCCCCAGCGCTGGGGGACTGGCTGGTCAGCCACCCGGCTGATGCCGGCCTCGTGATCGATGGTCCCGACGGCGTCCGTCGCGACCCGTCGGCCGTGCGCGCCCTGATGCTGGAATCGGTGGGTGCCGACCCGACCGCCCTGGTGCCGGTGGCGGGTGCCCCCGGGGGCGAAGGCACGCTGGACGAGATGCGGCGCAGCTACCGCCGGATGCTGCTCGAGATCGCCACCGAGGACCTGACTTCCGATGATCCGGAGGCACTGCTGCCCGACGTCGCTGCAGCGCTGGCGCACCTTGCCGGGGCAGCACTCGAGGCTGCGCTCGCGCTGGCCCGCGCTGAGCTGCCCGACCGCGGCATGGGGGTGCGGTTGGCGGTGCTCGGCATGGGCAAGACGGGTGGCGCCGAGCTCAACTACATCTCGGACGTCGACGTGATCTACGTGGCTGAACCGGCCGGTGACGAGGCGGAGGATGTCGCCCTGCGGACCGGCACCAAGCTCGCCGCGGCGCTGGCGCGGATGTGCTCGATGCCCTCGCGCGAACCAGCCCTATGGGAGGTCGATGCGGCACTACGACCGGAAGGGAAGAACGGGCCACTGGTCCGCACCCTGAGCTCACACGTGAGCTACTACGAACGCTGGGCGAAGACCTGGGAGTTCCAGGCGCTGCTGAAGGCGCGACATGTGGCCGGGGACGCCCAACTGAGCGCTGCGTACCTGGAGGCCACTCGACCGATGGTGTGGGACGCCGTCGGACGGGAGAACTTCGTCGAGGACGCCCAGGCGATGCGGCGGCGGGTGGAGGACCACGTGCCGGTCGCCGAGGCGGAACGGCAGATCAAGCTGGGGCGCGGCGGGCTTCGAGACGTGGAGTTCACCGTCCAGCTGTTGCAACTGGTGCACGGCCGGGTGGACCCGGCGATCCGGTCGGCGAACACCCTGGACGCGCTGGCTGCGCTCTCCGCGGGCGGCTATGTGGGGCGCGACCACGCCGCCGAGCTGGGCCGCTGCTACCGCTTCCTACGGGTGCTCGAGCACCGCGTGCAGCTCGCCCGCCTGCGACGGACCCACCTGATGCCGACCAGTGCGGAGGAGCTTCTTCGGCTCGCGCGCGCGGCACGTCTGACGGTGGACGGCCCGGACGGGCTGAACGCGCGATGGCGAGCCACCCGCCGTCAGGTGCGGCGGTTGCACGAAGACCTGTTCTACCGGCCGCTGCTGCCGGAGACCGCACGCCTCTCGGCCGACGACGTGACCTTGACCGCCGAGGCCGCGACCGCCCGGCTGCGAGCGATCGGCTACCAGGACCCCGACGGCGCCACGCGACACATCAAGGCACTCACCGAGGGCGTCTCCCGGCGTGCGTCGATCCAGCGTCAGCTTCTGCCGGTGATGCTCGGCTGGTTCGCCGAGGGGAGCGACCCCGACGGCGCGCTGCTCGCGTTCCGCAAGCTCTCGGACTCCCTGGGCAGTACCCACTGGTACCTCAAACTGCTCCGCGACTCCGGCGCAGCGGCGGACCGGCTCGCCCACCTGCTCGCCGCCTCCACCTATGTGGCCGACAACCTCGCCCAGCTGACCGACGCCGTCGCCTGGTTGGACGAGGACAAGGATCTGCAGCCGCGCACGCCGGAGGCGCTGGAGACACAGATGGACGCCATGCTGGTGCGGCGTGCCGACGCGAAGAAGGCCGCCTCGGCGGTCCGCTTCCTGCGACGCCGTGAGCTCACCCGGGGATCGGTCCGGGACGTCCTCGAGCACGTGCCGGTGGATACCTGCCGTCGCGTGATCGCCCCCGCAGCGGATATGGCCCTCGCCGGGGCGCTGCGGATCGCCGCGCACGAGGCCAACACCAAGCATGGGCTCGAAGACTCTCCGACGGATTTTCTCGTGGTGGCCATGGGGCGTCTCGGCGGCGGCGAGATCGGGTACGCCAGCGACGCCGATGTGATGTTCGTCCACGACCCTCGTCCGGGTGCCGACCAGCAGCTCGCCAAGGAGTGGGCCGTGGACGTGGCCGGAGCGATCGGGAGTCTGCTCGGGGTCATGTCCACTGAGCCCCAGTTGCAGGTGGATACGGCATTGCGCCCCGAGGGCAAGCAGGGACCGGTCGTGCGGACGCTGGACTCCTACGCCGAGTACTACCAACGCTGGGCCCTGGGCTGGGAGCGGCAGGCGTTGCTGCGGGCGCGGCAGGCGGGAGGCGACCCAGGACTGGGGGAGCGGTTCGCCCGGCTGATCGATCCCTACCGGTATCCCGCGGCGGGACTCGACAGCGGCGAGCTGCGTGAACTTCGCCGGATCAAGGCGCGGGTGGAAGCCGAACGACTACCGCGTGGAGTGCCGGCAACCCACCACCTCAAGCTCGGCCGCGGCGGGCTCTCCGACGTCGAGTGGACGGCACAACTGCTCCAACTCCAGCATGCCGGACAACACCCGGAGCTTCGCGTGACAGGAACTCGCGAGGCGTTGCTGGCCGCTCGGGACCTGACGTTGCTGAGCGGTTCGGACGCGGACCGCCTGATCCGGGCGTGGGAGCTGGCCACCCGGTTGCGCAACGCCATCGTGCTCGCCTCCGGTCGCACGCACGGGCAACGCGTGGATGTACTGCCGAGCGAGCGGCAGACCCTTGCTACCGTGTCCCGCCTGCTCGGGTACCCGGTGGGGCACGCGGTCGACCTGGAACAGGACTGGCTGCGTGCCGCACGCCACGCCCGCACGGTGATGGAGCGCGTCTTCTACGGGTGA
- a CDS encoding polysaccharide lyase family 8 super-sandwich domain-containing protein: MQLTRRHVLSMIPAAGLLTVGAPLLAHAETPTDRDRLLANTVEMLAGTTASNARPEVAPRVAAIESTARSRLADMVDAGSDELFAGRPLGSDDTNLRRTTTFLYEIALATRTPGSGLVDDVATQRQVIDGLAWLHEHYLADHDAGYYGNWFNWEIGFPTDVTRAFVLLAEEVATYRPGLVETYVATMDAYLRAGTDGDVDLDSRFHTGANLADITTNRILQGALTGDEGRITKAITDQATVFATIDPYDLQHGVTDGYYADGSFIQHHSVAYTGSYGKGLLTRVVQTVKILDGASQASTADLVEVVTGWVRNGFAPLIYEGWMMEVVKGRAVSRTTTGYTDVRVIAEAIVDLSGYAPSGDSRDLEAYVKHLDGASPEMIDSGRFASPLSIARFADIVGDASIPAADLNADERNVAFDAMDRTVHRRPGYAFALARSSDRISKYEYMNGENLLPWFQGDGAYYLYLTGLDQSECYGVDYYTTVSPYRLAGVTAPVQERSSIPELYGERWYENPDHPLEFYSSSESQNTYVYFPRGTNVHSGGATLGTLGAVGMVLSDDVGYRDKQAGILPEDFVVYQNASATKSWFMFDDEIIALAAGIDGLSGRDAVTTLDSRIAGTGDDIQITGAHRDGTAWSGTGEAPLAWVRYLNASHGAAVGYVLLDDQDVDVTLERVTRSRRAIRLSNSNTQVTKQVFGLSVEHPAGAGPASLAYALVPNADDAAMAAYPAELSVIRNDPRVQAVAHAGLGVVAANVFADGTQQAERLSIDGPASVIARRHGSAVELSVSDPTMRRDTVSVTVRGRPLALESADDGVTVSRVPGGTMVTAGTYQAHGRSFTVTLA; the protein is encoded by the coding sequence ATGCAGCTCACCCGCCGTCACGTCCTGTCCATGATTCCCGCCGCAGGCCTGCTGACTGTTGGCGCGCCGCTGCTCGCACACGCCGAGACCCCGACCGATCGCGACCGCCTGCTCGCCAACACGGTGGAGATGCTGGCCGGTACGACCGCCTCCAATGCGCGCCCCGAGGTCGCACCCAGAGTGGCAGCCATCGAGTCCACCGCCCGCAGCCGGCTGGCGGACATGGTCGACGCCGGCTCCGACGAGCTGTTCGCCGGCCGCCCGCTCGGTTCGGACGACACCAACCTGCGCCGCACCACCACCTTCCTCTACGAGATCGCCCTGGCGACCCGCACACCCGGATCCGGCCTGGTCGACGACGTCGCCACCCAGCGTCAGGTGATCGACGGCCTCGCCTGGCTGCACGAGCACTACCTCGCTGACCACGACGCCGGTTACTACGGCAACTGGTTTAACTGGGAGATCGGCTTCCCGACAGATGTGACCCGCGCCTTCGTGCTGCTCGCCGAGGAGGTCGCCACCTACCGGCCCGGCTTGGTGGAAACCTACGTGGCCACGATGGATGCTTACCTGCGCGCCGGCACCGACGGGGACGTGGACCTCGACTCCCGCTTCCACACCGGTGCGAACCTCGCCGACATCACCACCAACCGGATCCTCCAGGGCGCGCTGACCGGTGACGAAGGACGGATCACCAAGGCCATCACCGACCAGGCCACAGTGTTCGCCACGATCGACCCGTACGACCTGCAGCACGGCGTGACCGATGGTTACTACGCGGACGGATCGTTCATCCAGCACCATTCCGTCGCCTACACCGGCTCCTACGGCAAGGGCCTGCTCACCCGGGTGGTGCAGACCGTCAAGATTCTCGACGGAGCGTCACAGGCCAGCACCGCCGACCTGGTGGAGGTTGTCACCGGATGGGTCCGGAACGGGTTCGCACCGCTGATCTACGAGGGGTGGATGATGGAGGTGGTCAAGGGGCGTGCGGTGTCCAGGACCACGACCGGGTACACCGACGTGCGGGTGATCGCCGAGGCGATCGTGGACCTGTCCGGCTACGCACCCAGCGGTGATTCCCGCGACCTGGAGGCCTACGTCAAGCATCTCGACGGCGCCTCGCCCGAGATGATCGACTCGGGCAGGTTCGCCTCACCGCTCAGCATCGCGCGTTTCGCCGACATCGTGGGTGACGCCTCGATCCCCGCCGCTGACCTCAACGCAGACGAACGCAACGTCGCTTTCGACGCGATGGACCGGACGGTGCACCGCCGCCCCGGGTACGCCTTCGCTCTTGCTCGGAGCTCGGACCGGATCAGCAAGTACGAGTACATGAACGGGGAGAACCTGCTGCCCTGGTTCCAGGGCGACGGCGCCTACTACCTCTATCTCACCGGCCTGGACCAGTCCGAGTGCTACGGGGTCGACTACTACACGACCGTCTCGCCCTACCGCCTCGCCGGTGTGACCGCACCGGTGCAGGAGCGCAGCAGCATTCCCGAGCTCTACGGTGAGCGCTGGTACGAGAACCCGGACCACCCGCTCGAGTTCTACTCCTCCTCGGAGTCCCAGAACACCTACGTCTATTTCCCACGTGGGACGAACGTGCACTCCGGCGGTGCCACGCTGGGCACGCTCGGTGCGGTCGGCATGGTGCTCTCCGACGACGTCGGCTACCGGGACAAGCAGGCGGGCATCCTCCCGGAGGACTTCGTCGTCTACCAGAACGCGAGCGCCACCAAGTCCTGGTTCATGTTCGACGACGAGATCATCGCCCTCGCGGCAGGGATCGACGGTCTCTCCGGTCGCGATGCGGTGACCACGCTCGACTCCCGGATCGCCGGAACCGGCGACGATATCCAGATCACTGGCGCGCATCGCGACGGCACCGCATGGTCCGGCACGGGAGAAGCACCCCTGGCCTGGGTGCGTTACCTGAACGCCAGCCACGGCGCCGCCGTCGGGTACGTCCTGCTGGACGATCAGGACGTGGACGTCACGCTCGAGCGTGTCACGCGCAGCAGGCGAGCCATCAGGCTCTCCAACTCCAACACCCAGGTGACCAAGCAGGTGTTCGGCCTCAGCGTGGAGCACCCGGCGGGTGCCGGACCGGCGTCGCTCGCCTATGCCTTGGTGCCGAACGCCGACGACGCCGCGATGGCGGCGTACCCGGCCGAACTCTCAGTGATTCGCAACGATCCGCGCGTGCAGGCCGTCGCGCACGCCGGTCTTGGCGTGGTGGCCGCGAACGTGTTCGCCGACGGGACTCAGCAGGCCGAGCGACTGTCGATCGACGGCCCCGCATCAGTCATCGCGCGACGGCACGGCAGTGCGGTCGAGCTCTCCGTCTCGGATCCGACAATGCGCCGCGACACGGTCTCGGTGACCGTCCGTGGCCGTCCGCTGGCCCTGGAGTCAGCCGATGACGGCGTCACGGTCAGTCGAGTCCCCGGCGGGACCATGGTCACGGCCGGCACGTATCAGGCCCACGGCAGGAGTTTCACCGTCACGCTGGCCTGA
- a CDS encoding RDD family protein — MNARTSSTPQHETAGWGRRLVGIAIDWALASAISAGFFDFDPMATLGVFAAMTVLLVGTAGSTIGHRLLGLGVRTEDGRFPGPLRALVRTVLVCLVIPAVVTDPDGRGVHDRAAGTTLRRL, encoded by the coding sequence GTGAACGCACGCACGAGCTCGACCCCGCAGCACGAGACCGCCGGGTGGGGCCGGCGCCTGGTCGGGATCGCGATCGACTGGGCACTCGCCTCGGCGATCAGCGCCGGGTTCTTCGACTTCGACCCGATGGCCACGCTCGGCGTGTTCGCCGCGATGACAGTGCTCCTGGTCGGCACAGCGGGAAGCACCATCGGGCACCGACTCCTCGGTCTCGGTGTGCGTACCGAGGATGGTCGCTTCCCAGGGCCGTTGCGCGCACTCGTGCGAACCGTGCTGGTGTGCCTGGTGATCCCCGCGGTCGTCACCGACCCGGACGGACGTGGGGTGCACGATCGGGCCGCCGGAACCACGCTCCGGCGGCTCTGA
- a CDS encoding exo-beta-N-acetylmuramidase NamZ family protein yields MRTRTWRGLAVGAALALGVTGSLSPMSPGERPDTPPGLDEPLELGVEVLLDDLDRLEGQRVGIITNPTGVTSDLTHVVDALIDGEAEGDYEVTALYGPEHGVRGGVPAGAYVESYEDERTGLPVYSLYGPTRQPTAEMLADVDVLLFDIQDIGARFYTYIWTMYYAMEAAAEHDKQFIVLDRPNPLGDRMDGPVLEYPELSSFVGLREIPLQHGMTVGELAQFFNGELLETPADLDVVQMSGYDPDEIVADWDMPWVLPSPNIPTRETALVYPGIGLIESINVSEGRGTTKPFLWFGAPFIDETESWELADDLNARGLEGVTFRPASATPSSSKHAGQFSGGLEVHVTDPAVYEPLRVGVHVLDALFTHIDEVDWREGGDCRAPEDRCWIDLLSGTKDVRAQLEAGVAPDEIVDGWDAELAAFTALAEPYRLYDDQHPGRDRD; encoded by the coding sequence ATGCGTACACGAACATGGAGAGGACTGGCCGTCGGCGCGGCCCTGGCGCTGGGAGTTACGGGCTCGCTCTCCCCGATGTCTCCCGGCGAACGGCCCGACACCCCGCCCGGTCTCGACGAACCGCTGGAGCTCGGTGTCGAGGTCCTGCTCGACGATCTCGACCGGCTGGAGGGGCAGCGGGTCGGAATCATCACCAACCCCACAGGAGTCACCTCCGACCTCACCCACGTCGTCGATGCCCTGATCGATGGTGAGGCCGAGGGCGACTACGAGGTCACCGCCTTGTACGGCCCCGAGCACGGTGTCCGCGGTGGGGTCCCGGCCGGTGCCTATGTGGAGAGCTACGAGGACGAGCGGACCGGGCTGCCGGTGTACTCGCTGTACGGCCCGACCCGTCAACCGACTGCGGAGATGCTGGCTGACGTCGATGTCCTACTCTTCGACATCCAGGACATCGGCGCGCGCTTCTACACCTACATCTGGACGATGTACTACGCAATGGAAGCAGCGGCCGAGCACGACAAGCAGTTCATCGTTCTCGATCGGCCGAACCCGCTCGGCGACCGGATGGATGGACCCGTCCTGGAGTATCCCGAACTCAGTTCGTTCGTCGGCCTGCGGGAGATTCCCCTGCAGCACGGCATGACGGTCGGTGAGCTCGCACAGTTCTTCAACGGTGAGTTGCTCGAGACGCCGGCGGACCTGGACGTGGTGCAGATGTCCGGCTACGACCCGGACGAAATTGTCGCCGACTGGGACATGCCGTGGGTCCTACCCTCGCCCAACATCCCCACCCGGGAGACGGCGCTGGTCTACCCCGGCATCGGACTGATCGAATCGATCAACGTTTCCGAGGGGCGTGGCACGACCAAGCCGTTCCTCTGGTTCGGTGCGCCGTTCATCGACGAGACGGAGTCGTGGGAGCTGGCGGACGATCTCAACGCACGGGGCCTGGAGGGCGTGACATTCCGGCCGGCGTCCGCGACGCCGTCGTCGAGCAAGCACGCCGGGCAGTTCTCCGGTGGTCTCGAGGTGCACGTGACCGATCCGGCGGTGTATGAACCACTCCGGGTCGGTGTGCATGTCCTCGACGCCCTGTTCACCCATATCGACGAGGTGGACTGGCGTGAGGGTGGGGACTGCCGCGCTCCGGAGGACCGCTGCTGGATCGACCTGCTCTCCGGGACCAAGGACGTGCGCGCCCAGCTCGAGGCGGGCGTCGCTCCGGACGAGATCGTCGACGGCTGGGACGCCGAACTGGCCGCCTTCACCGCGCTGGCTGAGCCCTACCGGCTCTACGACGACCAGCACCCCGGCCGCGATCGCGACTGA
- a CDS encoding glycoside hydrolase family 3 protein: MKNSVRRRFGRPAAVAVGAGLLLSGIAPAYAEPETPPTHDVATIVDSMTLREKIGQMTWTHVYGSSAHDTSMAASNQARYGVDTPAEVVQKYDLGGVLYFAWSGNTNHPAQITELSNGLQDAALDEDGPGVPLAVTIDQEGGLVARVGPPATQLPGNMSLGATFDTDLARAQGEILGAEMQAMGINVDFAPVVDINSNPDNPVIGIRSMGEDPDAVSALGAAQIDGIQQYIGATAKHFPGHGDTETDSHYGLPVVTYDRATLDDHLQPFQAAIDAGVDMIMTAHIIVEAIDPDLPGTLSPDVLTGLLRDEMGFDGIITTDALDMAAMTDNWSQAEMSVMAIQAGSDILLNSPDVDASIAGIEEAVTDGTITEARLDESVTRILEWKAERGVLDDPYADPGAVEDVVGNDEHLATAATIADRSITLLRNEDRPLPLDADSDTVLVVGSGSAWPERLGPMMAERGFEVIEEYENGRSPSPAYRARAVAAASDADAVVFTSYNASANAAQQQMVAELAATGTPVIVVAARNPYDINVFDTADAVLNSYGYNVVNYTAVVRAIAGDINPSGELPVDVPTVDGSETLLPLGYGRHYPGPPDHAGAPGHAGPDN, translated from the coding sequence GTGAAGAACTCAGTCAGGCGCCGATTCGGGCGCCCAGCAGCGGTTGCGGTGGGCGCGGGCCTGTTGCTCAGCGGCATCGCACCGGCATATGCGGAACCGGAGACGCCACCGACCCACGACGTCGCGACCATCGTGGATTCGATGACCCTGCGAGAGAAGATCGGCCAGATGACGTGGACACACGTCTACGGCTCGTCCGCCCACGACACGTCCATGGCCGCCAGCAACCAGGCCAGGTACGGCGTCGATACCCCCGCCGAGGTGGTGCAGAAGTACGACCTCGGTGGTGTGCTCTACTTCGCCTGGTCCGGAAACACGAACCACCCGGCGCAGATCACCGAGCTCTCGAACGGGCTGCAGGACGCGGCGCTCGACGAGGATGGTCCCGGTGTCCCGCTGGCCGTGACGATCGACCAGGAGGGCGGCCTCGTTGCCCGGGTCGGACCACCGGCGACCCAACTTCCGGGCAACATGTCCCTCGGCGCAACCTTCGACACCGACCTCGCGCGAGCACAGGGCGAGATACTCGGCGCCGAGATGCAGGCGATGGGCATCAATGTCGACTTCGCCCCCGTGGTCGACATCAACTCCAACCCGGACAACCCTGTGATCGGCATCCGATCCATGGGCGAGGATCCCGACGCGGTCAGCGCGCTCGGTGCCGCACAGATCGACGGCATACAGCAGTACATCGGCGCCACGGCGAAGCACTTCCCGGGACACGGGGACACCGAGACCGACTCGCACTACGGTCTGCCCGTGGTCACCTACGACCGCGCCACGCTCGACGATCACCTGCAACCGTTCCAGGCAGCGATCGATGCGGGCGTCGACATGATCATGACTGCCCACATCATCGTCGAGGCGATCGACCCGGACCTGCCGGGCACCTTGTCTCCCGACGTGCTCACGGGTCTGCTCCGCGACGAGATGGGCTTCGACGGGATCATCACCACCGACGCACTGGACATGGCCGCGATGACCGACAACTGGTCCCAGGCGGAGATGTCCGTCATGGCGATCCAGGCGGGCTCGGACATCCTGCTCAACTCCCCCGACGTCGACGCCTCCATCGCCGGCATCGAGGAGGCAGTCACGGACGGGACCATCACCGAGGCGCGACTTGACGAGTCAGTCACCCGCATCCTGGAGTGGAAGGCCGAGCGTGGCGTCCTGGACGACCCATACGCCGACCCGGGCGCGGTCGAGGACGTCGTCGGGAACGACGAGCACCTCGCCACGGCAGCGACGATCGCGGACCGGTCCATCACGCTGCTGCGCAACGAGGACCGCCCGCTGCCGCTCGACGCCGACTCCGATACTGTCCTTGTCGTCGGTTCCGGGTCAGCATGGCCGGAGCGGCTCGGTCCGATGATGGCCGAGCGTGGGTTCGAGGTGATCGAGGAGTACGAGAACGGACGATCGCCGTCCCCCGCATACCGGGCACGAGCGGTCGCAGCGGCATCGGATGCCGATGCCGTGGTGTTCACGTCCTACAACGCCAGCGCGAACGCGGCGCAGCAACAGATGGTCGCCGAGCTGGCCGCCACCGGCACCCCAGTGATCGTCGTCGCGGCACGCAACCCCTACGACATCAACGTCTTCGACACCGCCGACGCCGTCCTGAACAGCTACGGCTACAACGTGGTGAACTACACCGCCGTCGTGCGGGCCATCGCCGGTGACATCAACCCATCGGGTGAGCTCCCCGTTGATGTCCCCACCGTGGACGGCAGCGAGACGCTACTGCCGCTCGGCTACGGCCGCCATTACCCAGGGCCACCGGACCACGCGGGAGCCCCTGGACACGCCGGACCGGACAACTGA
- the glnA gene encoding type I glutamate--ammonia ligase, protein MFSSADEAIAFTKEQGVKFVDVRFCDLPGVMQHFNIPVEAFNEDAFTEGLMFDGSSIRGFQAIHESDMKLIPDVTSAFIDPFREQKTLVVNFSIVDPFTDEPYSRDPRNIAAKAEAYLASTGIADTVFFGAEAEFYIFDDVRFQTGPDSSYYFINSNEAAWNTGRDEEGGNLGYKTRFKGGYFPVAPNDQMADLRDSMVTIMQENGLEVERAHHEVGTAGQQEINYRFNTLRSAADDLMKFKYIVKNTAWQAGKSATFMPKPIFGDNGSGMHSHQSLWKDGEPLFYDERGYGGLSDLARWYIGGLLKHAPSLLAFTNPSLNSFHRLVPGFEAPVNLVYSARNRSACIRIPVTGASPKAKRVEFRVPDPSSNPYLAFSAMLMAGIDGIKNRIEPPEPVDKDLYELPPEEHSQIAQVPDSLPGVLDALEADHDYLTEGDVFTPDLIETWIDYKRTNEVDAVRLRPHPHEFELYYDL, encoded by the coding sequence ATGTTCAGTAGTGCCGACGAGGCCATTGCCTTCACCAAGGAGCAGGGCGTCAAGTTCGTCGACGTCCGCTTCTGCGACCTGCCGGGGGTGATGCAGCACTTCAACATCCCGGTCGAGGCGTTCAACGAGGACGCTTTCACCGAGGGCCTGATGTTCGACGGTTCCTCCATCCGTGGATTCCAGGCGATCCACGAGTCCGACATGAAGCTCATCCCGGACGTGACGAGCGCGTTCATCGACCCGTTCCGCGAGCAGAAGACGCTCGTGGTGAACTTTTCCATCGTGGATCCGTTCACCGATGAGCCCTACTCGCGTGACCCGCGCAACATTGCCGCCAAGGCGGAGGCGTACCTCGCCTCGACCGGTATCGCCGACACGGTATTCTTCGGCGCCGAGGCCGAGTTCTACATCTTCGACGATGTCCGGTTCCAGACCGGCCCGGATTCGAGCTACTACTTCATCAACTCGAACGAGGCCGCGTGGAATACCGGTCGCGACGAGGAGGGTGGAAACCTCGGGTACAAGACCCGGTTCAAGGGCGGGTATTTTCCTGTTGCCCCCAACGACCAGATGGCCGACCTGCGCGATTCGATGGTCACGATCATGCAGGAGAACGGTCTCGAGGTCGAGCGAGCGCACCACGAGGTGGGCACTGCCGGGCAGCAGGAGATCAACTACCGTTTCAACACGCTGCGCTCGGCCGCCGATGACCTGATGAAGTTCAAGTACATCGTCAAGAACACGGCGTGGCAGGCCGGGAAGTCCGCCACATTCATGCCCAAGCCGATCTTCGGTGACAACGGATCGGGAATGCACTCGCACCAGTCGCTGTGGAAGGACGGCGAGCCACTGTTCTACGACGAGCGTGGTTACGGTGGTCTGTCCGACCTCGCCCGCTGGTACATCGGTGGTCTGCTCAAGCACGCGCCGTCGCTGCTCGCGTTCACGAACCCGTCGCTGAACTCGTTCCACCGTCTGGTGCCGGGCTTCGAGGCGCCGGTCAACCTGGTGTACTCGGCCCGGAACCGGTCAGCCTGCATCCGCATCCCGGTCACCGGTGCGTCGCCGAAGGCGAAGCGCGTGGAGTTCCGCGTGCCGGACCCCTCCTCGAACCCGTACCTGGCGTTCTCGGCCATGTTGATGGCCGGTATCGACGGCATCAAGAACCGCATCGAGCCGCCCGAGCCGGTCGACAAGGACCTCTACGAGCTGCCGCCCGAAGAGCACTCGCAGATCGCGCAGGTGCCGGACTCGCTCCCGGGTGTGCTGGACGCGCTCGAGGCCGACCACGACTACCTGACCGAGGGCGACGTGTTCACCCCGGACTTGATCGAGACGTGGATCGACTACAAGCGCACCAACGAGGTCGACGCCGTGCGCCTGCGGCCGCACCCGCACGAGTTCGAGCTGTATTACGACCTGTGA